The nucleotide window TCGCTGTTCGCCGCGAGCACGTCGGGCTTCATCCTGTTCATGGCCTGCCCGCTGCTGTTCTCGACGCTCGAGTTCCGGCCCGCGGCGGTCCTCACCACGGTGGCGATCCTGCTCAACCCCGCGGCGACCATCGCGAACGACGGGTTCCGCGGCCCGACGCTGCACATCCTGCTGCCGATGACGGCGATCCTGGTCGTCTTCGGGGTGCTGTGCGGCAAGTTCATCGGGCACGTCATCGAGGAGAGCCGGGGACGCGCGGACCTGATCGCGAAGCTCGAGGAGAGCCAGGCGGAAGTCGCCCGGCTCTCCCGTGACGCGGGCACCGCGGCCGAACGCGAACGGCTCGCCCGCGAGATCCACGACACGCTCGCGCAGGGGTTCACCAGCATCGTCACCCTCGCCCAGGCCATCGAGTCCGAACTGGACACCGACCCGGCGGCGGCGCGGCGGCACGCCGAGCTGGCCGCCCGCACCGCGCGGGACAACCTCACCGAGGCCCGCGCGATGGTCGCCGCGCTGGCGCCGGCGGACCTCGCGGCCGGCTCGCTGGTCGACGCCGTCCGGCGGCAGGCCGACCGGCTGGCCGATTCGTCCAACGTGGTGGTCCGGTACGAAGTGGACGGTGTGCTGCCGCCGATCGGCACGGCGGGCGAAGTCGTGCTGCTACGGGGTGCGCAGGAAGCGCTGAACAACGTCCGGCGGCACGCGGCCGCGTCGGCGGTGTCGGTGCGGCTGTCCGCTGTGGACGGTTCGGTGCGGCTGTCGGTGCGCGACGACGGCGCCGGCTTCGACCCGGACCACGCCACGGGTTTCGGCCTGCGCGGGATGCGGTCACGGGCCGAGCAGGTCGGCGGCAGACTGAGTGTCCGGAGTGGCCCCAGCGGCACCGAACTCACCCTGGAGGTGCCGGCTTGATCCGCGTCATGCTCGTCGACGACCACCCCGTCGTCCGCGAAGGCCTCCGCGGCATGCTCGAAGCGGAACCGGACCTCACGGTCGTCGGCGAAGCGGGCTCCGGCGACGAAGCCGTCGCGCTCGACCGGGTCGCCGCCCCCGACGTCGTGCTGATGGACCTGCGGATGCCCGGCCTCGACGGCGTCGGCGCGACCAAGCGGATCCTGCGCGAGCAGCCCGGCCGCCGGATCGTGGTGCTGACGACGTACGAGACGGACGCGGACATCCTGCG belongs to Amycolatopsis tolypomycina and includes:
- a CDS encoding sensor histidine kinase, encoding MKDAWDRFNWLWEILFAVAYLATLVLVVLDDGDPVRKAVAAGSLTALALSYLLWGRRVVRDDDSPVAQRWVFAIIVLTLVGVSLFAASTSGFILFMACPLLFSTLEFRPAAVLTTVAILLNPAATIANDGFRGPTLHILLPMTAILVVFGVLCGKFIGHVIEESRGRADLIAKLEESQAEVARLSRDAGTAAERERLAREIHDTLAQGFTSIVTLAQAIESELDTDPAAARRHAELAARTARDNLTEARAMVAALAPADLAAGSLVDAVRRQADRLADSSNVVVRYEVDGVLPPIGTAGEVVLLRGAQEALNNVRRHAAASAVSVRLSAVDGSVRLSVRDDGAGFDPDHATGFGLRGMRSRAEQVGGRLSVRSGPSGTELTLEVPA